From a single Leptidea sinapis chromosome 1, ilLepSina1.1, whole genome shotgun sequence genomic region:
- the LOC126969784 gene encoding uncharacterized protein LOC126969784 has product MAVFIYTTLALLASVTAAPQNVYQGNPQDQLQHFNLLNYYLDGQPTSNFYNQAPERAANSKSDESASRLETLEPDSEVELIPGAQPPQQPPQQVPVSPNLPGLQPGSNLPGLQPGTSLPGLQPGQRVFIVQMPIPGYRPGTIGGYQPVYIVAAAPLGNTAYPGQGVVNPAYATPGAMQPNIPLGVQFLNNPVQPYNYVYQEPIAYQPIAQTGGATRLNQLTAVQQNENSKENIRSPEGKLAKQVQIDTKHANGDRESIPSHLKSRINP; this is encoded by the exons ATGGCTGTGTTTAtt tATACTACGCTGGCGCTGCTTGCTTCAGTTACTGCTGCTCCTCAAAATGTATATCAAGGAAATCCACAGGACCAGTTACAACATTTCAACTT GCTCAACTATTATTTGGACGGACAACCAACATCAAATTTTTATAATCAAGCTCCAGAGAGGGCAG caaATTCCAAATCGGATGAGTCGGCGAGCAGATTGGAGACATTGGAGCCAGATAGTGAGGTGGAGCTGATACCTGGTGCACAGCCACCACAGCAGCCACCGCAGCAG GTACCCGTTTCTCCCAATTTGCCGGGTCTGCAACCAGGATCAAATCTGCCTGGTTTACAGCCAGGTACAAGTCTTCCCGGTCTTCAGCCTGGGCAGAGAGTCTTCATTGTTCAGATGCCTATTCCAGGTTACAG ACCAGGCACTATCGGAGGGTACCAGCCAGTCTACATAGTTGCAGCAGCGCCTTTAGGAAATACAGCCTACCCTg gACAAGGTGTCGTCAACCCCGCGTACGCCACACCAGGAGCGATGCAGCCAAATATTCCTCTTGGCGTTCAGTTTCTTAACAATCCAGTGCAACCTTACAATTATGTGTACCAAGAGCCAATTGCATATCA ACCTATCGCCCAAACTGGAGGTGCAACACGATTGAACCAGTTAACAGCCGTTcaacaaaatgaaaattcaaaag AAAATATCAGAAGTCCTGAAGGAAAGTTAGCAAAACAAGTACAAATTGATACCAAACACGCCAATGGGGACAGAGAATCTATTCCATCTCACCTAAAAAGCAGAATTAATCCCTAG